In Podarcis muralis chromosome 7, rPodMur119.hap1.1, whole genome shotgun sequence, the genomic stretch ctggcggtgagccgcctgatcccgatacctgggactcctcccccctactgcgctctggtggggaagctggtcctgattaccaactgctgctctctgagtcccctctggccccttcttcctggggtgtccccttaggcaccccccttgctctgaccatgggagcccctttctgtgaatcttccgattcgctggaaagactcagagaccttggaccgctgtcatcgctaacatttccttcggattcctccccctcactctctatttcctccctttcctgttcctctgctcctgagcccctgacaacacttTTAGCCTGAAATTCAGCATACCTTTTGGGGCTCCGTTGCTTGGAAAAACACCTCATCTCAGTGTCCAgccgtctgttcagcttctggctgctcgcagacgttatcttctttcctttggtgcAGAGGATGACAAACGATCCATTAACCTCTCATGCTGATTCCCATGGATCAGTAACCATCGGCGTTTGCTACCAGTTGTCAGAatcaagccttatcagaggaattggccactctccaggcacccggcttgaatTCCTTGTTGActtccccgtctgcgactcccggcaagatcaggcgaggcctctatcggcgatcctcctctagcgtgagaagaacacaccactcctcccctcttccctgccatccccagggaagggaaagagacagacagaaatgtatttacatgcctttatttctgtctttccagcagtacagagaaacgtgtctgtactctcttaacaccaacagcagagagaaagaactcctcccctgtacttccagtacaggtcagatgacactctgagctaacatccggtgctcagtacagtgaatagactgtccctttgttcccacagtACAGTCCcaagcatcaacatcctgtttggctttccagccatctggagctcgctgctgcattgctcctttttcgtaacaggtTTGGCAAGTGGAGAAAGGCAAGGGCAGCAGCTCCTAGTATGTGCAAACATTCGCACACATTCTATCTTAGAgaattgcaatgcaaaattcGAGAACGTTTGGGTTTCAACGGATAGCTTTTTTTCTTTATGTATCAACCTATACTcatatgtattcatttatttatttttttataaaaaaatttattgtgtttctttccatagttttgtacattgcaaacacatacaatagatacaagaaacattttttcttttttaacaatacaaaaagcacagaaaaaaagaaagaaaaagaaagaattagatatatttggacttccccaccccttccggatctgcgttctttaaattaaccatgtcagcaatttgttaccttatttcatacctcactgtaactttcaattgttatgtatccaaaatcaatatattatatctcagttttaatacctttaaaataaacataacatattcaattcaatttgtctccttttctcttttatcacttattttaccatttacttaatcataattgctaaagcataacatttcctgatcgtgcactatcttaagattcgtacagtttgtaatatttttgcaaatagtctttaaattttttccagtccccctcaattgtttcttgatccaaatctcggattctgccagtcagttcagctatctccatgtagttcatcaactgcgtctgccattcctccagcgtgggcaaatcttgtgtcttccaactctttgcgatgagtattcttgctgctgtgctagcgtacataaacaaagttctgtccttctttgacattttctggtccaccatacccagcaggaaggcctctggtttcttgggaaaggtatacctaaatacctttttcaattcattataaatcatttcccagaaggccttcacttttgggcaggtccaccagagatgaaaaaaagtcccctctgcctccttacacttccaacatttgttgtcagacaggtggtgaatcttagctaacttgactggggtcatgtaccaccggtatatcattttcataatgttttccttcagggcactacatgccgtgaatttcattccggtgttccataacctttcccagtcttcaaacataatgttatgtccaacatcctgtgcccattttatcatggcagatttaactgtctcatcctgtgtattccatttaagcagcaagttatacattttcgaaagtgtcttagtttttgattctaacaattccgtctctaatttcgatttttccacctggaaacccacttttttgtccattttaaaaacctcttgaatttgagcataatgtaatcaatctcgcaccttgttttttagcttatcctgactctgcaacttccagttatctccaattttttcaattaattcccaatatttcggccagtaggcctccatattgggtctttttcgagccttggcctccaccggtgataaccacctcggtgttttactctctaataagtctttgtatttcaaccagactgcaaaaattgcttttctgacaatatggtttctgaacagtttatgaactttaaccttgtcataccataggtatgcatgccaaccaaaagcattgtcaaaaccttccagatctagaacatcagtgttttccaacaaaaaccaatctttcagccagcagaaggctgcagcttcatagtacaacctcaagtccggcagggcaaaccctcctctttctttcgaatcagttaatattttaaactttattcgaggctttttgccctgccagacaaacttagatatatccttctgccattttccaaaacattccactctgtccacgatctgtagggtttgaaacaaaaacaacattttcggcaatacattcatttttatagctgcgattcttcccaacaaggaaagtttcaatcttgaccaaatttctaagtcctttttaacttccaaccaacatttctcataattgtctttaaataaattcaaatttttgtattttgtatcatATGTATTCATTTAAATGGGTTTACCCTGAGTACAATTAAGGTACTGACTGCTTTGGAAAGGGAAAATTAAGTAGGTTCACTTTGATATGCAAAGCAAACcgaaagatcccccccccccaatcattagTGAAGACACAGAATCATGGGGGAGCCTCCTATAAAGGGAAGCCACCCTTTTCAACCCAGCCCCACTTTAGCAGCTTAATGGGGTGAGTGATGCTCAACGGGCCCCTTGCTCttcattttgatttcttattgcAGCAGCTGAAGGAAGCAGCTCCAACCAGTGTTACTCAGGCTTTGATTCGACCTACTACGGAATACTCCAGCAGACTATGAGATGCGGCAGTGGCTACAACCGATGTTACAATGGCAGTAAGGTCATTTCAGTAGGTGAGTTCACCCTAGGAAATTTATTCCACAGCTCCTGGCCTACAAAACATTTTGCCCCCTGCTGAACAGGACTTGTTGGGAAGCATTCTTTGCAATTAATTGTTCAACCACCCAACCTATGCAAATATGATTTATGAGTGTGTGGCCAAAGCCATTACAGaagataaaatacataaaagaTTATAAAATACATTACAgagttaaaacaaataattaaaatagtTCTTAAAACCAAATGTTATGTCAGTTCAGAGTTTGCTCCCCGGAAGAATTTAACTTCCTCCCACAGATTCCCCCCTCAGAATTGACAATCTAAGGCAAAACAGGCCATTTTTTCAGAGGTGTAGGGGGCCCTGCCCCCTAAGAACTCATGAATGTGGGTTACGCCTCAGGCTCCATGTTCTTCACGATTCCCTGTGGTGTCCCACTGCATGCTGGGAGAAGAGGGGCAACACCCCTCATGCCTAACGTTTTGtgcctttcttttcttcccttccctccaaACATCAACAGGAGGCCTCCAAACATCAATGATCTTCAGAACCTGCCAGCGCCCAGCCTGCATTGATATGAGAACTGATTTCACCAGTAATATAAATATCACCAGCGAGTGGGGGTCGTGTTGCTCCGGCAGCAATTGCAATACCAATATAATTAACCCAACCAATACCAATCCATATCTGTCTTATGATCATTATGGGTCAGGTTTCCAAGGGCTCAGTCTTCAACTGTGCCCTTTCCTGGCAGTCCTAGGAACCACCATCCTCGGGATATGGGGGTGAGGAAGGGGTTTGGGAGCACCTGAACTGCTGGAACCTGCATTTGGGTTTGGAAGGGCTGTGTTgtggagaaggaaagaaggaaggaaggcgggGAGTTAGGGCTCCAAGACAGTATCCTGTTCCAACCAATTGCATGTATGGCTCATatctataaaataaaattttatttggaTAACCACTTCCTTGGGGTCTGATTCTCTTCCCAAAACCAAGCTATTTGTTTGCTTCCCAAGACCCCACAGATTTGGGCTGTGATGGCAAGATACTAAGAGCTATACCCAACTAACTTCTACTTGgaacagatccactgaaatcaatggacccaagttagccCTGTGCATTAACTTCAATAGGACTACTCTCCATAGGACTGGCATTGGAGACAACCCATAAACTACATCTTCAATATAataatattgttatagatttggggggACCACTAAactctagaaattaataaatgctaggatgTTAATTATTTGAGATATGAAGAGAGGAATTCCTGGACTAGCCTATGCAAATCGACCTGGCCAAACTAGGGCCATTAAGGAACAATAGGGGTCTCTAGAGGGTCATTGTCATCACAAGAGAACCAtccttcccccctgccctgaggtgtgaacagagactgggggtttGGAAAGTTGCCAGGGGAAccgggtgtgaggtgacaggaaaagagagttttgaGCAAATGCTGCTGGGaataagaagaaggaagaaggactgggatccatcttCGGCAGGCTGGTTAAAGGCTCGTGAAGAGAGATGCTTGGACTTCCTCTTGAAAGGACTCTTCTGTAAGATCTgaactccctccatgcagatttaaggtgtaaataggtgaattaagaatatttattaaaattgcaACAATCTCCATcttgtctcaattctccaaaggaacacagactctgagtcagtgcctggaaccccatggGTTCTTGTCACCGCttggcagatggggggggggacaactttTGTGACAATATCAAGAATGGTAATCCATTCCATCAATGGTAAtctattctacaattctgtgattctatgttccTGCCACTAGAGGGCAAAGGTAACACATGGCAGTTGTCCCCtgaattcttttttttccttccttccttccttccttccttccttccttccttccttccttccttccttgaataACCCACTCTTCATTCAACACAATGTAATGAAAACTACATCATATTCTTTAAACAGGAGTAAGACTAAGAGACGGGAATAATACAATGTTGTTAAGAGGAACAGATGCGATGAAATAATTGCAAATGCCTGGCAAATAAAACCCCacaagagggggaaatgtttggCTGACCAACTGGGGTTTACAATGATGGGAGCAGCATTTGGACATGGGGCACCTCAGGCCCGGTGGCTGAATGCTGCCGACCAAATGTATCTATGTTGCCCCTGGCTTTCCAAAGGCTGTACTCCTTATCCTCAAGTTGCAGCCCTCACTGATCTTAACTTGCACCCTCTTCAAGTGATTTTGCAAGAATGACATGTAACTTGAACTATGAAATGCCTCTTGTTTTTCTGGAGGAAGGGTGGAGATGTGTGTATACAGGGATGTGGAGATCAAATGACTTTTGCACAGCTGGAATGTAGTTCACACtccttgctcctcccacttctttgcctctggctccacccaccactgataTAAATCCCTCCCCAGACCTCCTTCTAAGGAATACAGTTCTGGGGCAGCAGGAGGGGTCCCCCAACTCTGTCCCACTCGGCTAGGTCACTGTGCAAGATCAGTCTTCCTTCCCTAGCCATGTCTTCAGAATTTTCAGCTCCAAACCAGAAGCCATCCATCAAAGCAAGCACTTTTAATTTGATTGAAAGAGGGCCAGCTGGCTGAGATGTCAGGTTGCACAAGTTACGCAACGGCATGTTCGAAAGAGACAGGTTTCACTTGCAGGCAAGTTTATTTCTCAAGTTTACCGGGCGGGTTTCTAAGCCTGATCTGAATGTTACCCTCTGGGAGTGCTCTTCATTAAAGCAAGGGTGGAGAGCTGTGGCCATCCTGCTGTTaatggactacagatcccatcctCCCTTCCTGTTAGCCATGCTGGCCCAggcggatgggagttggagtccaccaacatctggaagatcaCAAATATTGAGTGATGTGAAAGGTGGAAATCCGACAGGGAAGCATATGCCCCAACTGTTTCTACTTGCCCAAGACAGTCCATGTTtgcagttccccatccttggtaggtcttgagagtgccatggactgcaaaaagatcaaacctgaaTGAAAtccacactggaaggacagatcttgaagctgaggcccaaatactttggccacctcatgagaaaaaaaGACTCTCTGGGGGAAAGAAAATCTTGGgtaagattgagggtacaaggagaaggggacaacagaggacgagatggcagtggaagacaggagtgcctggcatgctctggtccattgggtcacaaaGAGCTGGACACGAATAATTGACTAAACAACACCAACATCCTTGGTATATCACTGTCCTCTAATAGCCCTTCAAGGAGTGGTAGGAAACCTTCCTTATCCTGACCATGTTCGGAGGGTCATGTGccattaatttgttctggaagtctgttcttaacctgaagcaccactttagctaatggggcctcccgctgctgccgcgctgctggagcacaatttctgttctcatcttgaagcaaagttcttaacccaaggtctgAGGGGGAGCTGTGTCACGATGCCAGCGGTCTTCCCCCTCCCCGCATTCTTTTCTACCCAGCTTTGGGGAAGGCTGGGGGAGCTCCGGATGGGACAGGACGggagcgatatcgtaaaagccaatttttgtaaggtcacgaatttaagccacagtttaacttttcatggtgaaattggggggggggggagtgcggcttatattcgggccaatacagtacttGGGATAAGGCCTCTCCAGCCCCATTACTGGAATACTCACAATGTAAAGGACCAGGGCTGTCCATGTAGGACATATTAATTTCATCTTGCCACAATCATTTTGCCGTTACTTCTGTCTTCCTTGTTGAGTGACAATAGTCCAGCATAGATTTCTGGACAAAATTTGGCAATGGAGTTCTGGATGTTTTGACTGAAGTGATACAGGCCTGTGCTCATGTAACAGCCatgttaaaactgcagagtgtcTGTTGGCAAAGATGGCTTTCTAAGAATTTCTTACCAGTTTCTTATTAGTTAAAAATGTCGAGCCAAAACAGCTGCTTTCCCGGCTCCCATCCTCCAATTAAAATATATGGTTTTTAAGCCCACGTTGAAGTAAAGCAGATAAAACAGATATGCTCCTTGCCTGTATGCAAGTAACATTAACTGCCGAGACAACTGACTTTAAAAATATTCAAGAGAAATTAAAACTAGAATAAACTGTGGAGCTCAAGGACAAGCAGCCATACTCATTAGTCCTGTTTGCAGCGCAAAATTTTGAATAATTGCATTACTTGGTTTCAGCTGTATTATTTTCCAGACATTTCCAATTCCTTCCTTCCGCCTCCAGACTGACAATTGCTTGGCTTTGCTTCCCACTGGAACACACTCATCATGGGGATGGGGGAGGTTAgttctggctgggctttcttaCTTAACATCTCAAACAACAGCGCCTTTCTTTTTCCTCGTTACGTCAGCTTCTGGGCACAGAAGTGACTCAATCCAAACCTGTCCTTTTCTCACAGGCTCCTTGAGGACATAATTCAAGTTGCACAGCTTCCTGTACTACCTGGGTGAGTCTGGGTCACAGAGAAATGCGGCGGCCAGAGGCACAGGGAGGAAAAAGGCTCCTGGTTTTtttgttgcgtggcgagttcccaccccccaccagtataaataaagacacgagacaccgtAATTTAAGGTTAATTgagcgaattaggccacaactttattgaattcaggaatgagaggcattggcttaggcattggtcctaacgactatccggctccagcccatttgctggagacacggggaagggttaacactatatcgggggagtctcctgccgaggcacgtcgactaggagctcccccgggtcaccgctctgcggcgtgcctttggcccacacctccataggcttcggacagggccacgccccccggagtcctttaacagaccacccttcgctcactggggggaggtgatggcgttcctccccccccacatcctcttaaccccttcttaccaatgcctaccgccaatgccgagAAGTTGTGAcaagttgctacgaggtaggcgaaaaaccaaaaggccagaaattgccaattgggaaaaattcctaccatgccccttgcagcgacagaccgaagtccggcgagccggcgaaaagagggcgagccccctctgcaccagccctaaatagggcaggctgATTGGCTGACTGGGGGGGGCACACccggccgggattcccctgctctcgcgggggctggaaccagcccccgctcacgtggggtgggtgtgaagcccgcaaccccacctcctgggcaggccggaagtggctttttCTAATGGTTCTGTAGCTTATCTTTTTCTTGCATGACAGGCCACACCTGCCCCAAAATGCATGCAGCACTTTCTTGAATAGTGATGCAAAGGATGATGGAGGGGCTCCTGTTCTTTTAATTAACAGCTGCATGGAATTGAAAAAAGCAACTAGCTTCAGAGACCAATATCTCATCTAATTTGGCCCACATTCTATGGCTCACtggcaggtggtttttttttagtgttttttttaatttattaaattttatttaacataattattacaaaatacaaatacatacatacatatatatttcagataagcacatatatatatatataaaagaaagaaaaaagaaagaaaagaaaaaaa encodes the following:
- the LOC144328489 gene encoding uncharacterized protein LOC144328489; its protein translation is MGYKGCASKDLWDWPISSFSGDRHFAVQYDESYCFGDLCNGHSIKWKVPKTPIEDTAAEGSSSNQCYSGFDSTYYGILQQTMRCGSGYNRCYNGSKVISVGGLQTSMIFRTCQRPACIDMRTDFTSNINITSEWGSCCSGSNCNTNIINPTNTNPYLSYDHYGSGFQGLSLQLCPFLAVLGTTILGIWG